A single Bacillus sp. (in: firmicutes) DNA region contains:
- a CDS encoding VTT domain-containing protein, protein MDFLIKLLPDHTLIAAIVSIIINITISVAGFIPSTFITAANIFYFGFQFGLFLSIAGEAIGAIISFILYRKGVRALENKLNKQPSNRFIEKLKNAQGLEAIILVLTLRIFPFVPSGLVTLAASISRMKTTQFAIASTVGKIPALLIEAYSVQSFLSWKTQYQIGITAIALCIIIFYYFCRFMKK, encoded by the coding sequence ATGGATTTTTTAATAAAGCTTTTACCAGATCATACATTAATCGCAGCAATTGTAAGTATTATCATTAATATAACTATTTCCGTAGCTGGTTTTATTCCTAGTACATTTATTACAGCAGCAAATATATTTTATTTCGGATTTCAATTTGGACTATTCCTATCGATTGCCGGTGAGGCCATTGGTGCAATCATCAGCTTTATTTTATATAGAAAGGGAGTTCGAGCGCTTGAGAACAAGTTAAATAAGCAACCGTCCAATAGATTTATAGAAAAATTAAAAAATGCCCAAGGGCTGGAGGCTATTATTTTAGTGCTTACCCTACGAATTTTCCCGTTTGTTCCGTCTGGGCTTGTCACCCTTGCGGCTTCCATTAGTAGAATGAAGACGACGCAGTTTGCCATTGCCAGCACTGTTGGTAAAATTCCTGCATTGCTAATAGAAGCGTATTCAGTTCAGAGTTTTTTGAGCTGGAAAACGCAATATCAAATCGGGATCACCGCCATAGCATTATGTATCATTATTTTTTATTATTTTTGCCGTTTTATGAAGAAGTAG
- a CDS encoding sensor histidine kinase produces MKSKIITLLTAIFILLFYFSMNSSANGQVFAQSGKMDLQKANPNELIPLNGEWLFYWNKLLQPSEIEQHQPTAMIPLPGMWSSIEYEEGKILPKHGYGTLYLSLKIPERDIGEQKALYIPSVSTAYELYIDGKFKGKVGEVGTSKEAMKPKYLPQVYTFIPNSNEVEIVITTSNYYHIKSGTWEEILFGDSLVVNDFKEKAVAKVSVFFGLYILISFYHILFYFIRRHELRSLAFSLVAFDMALRNLLIDQVLWMRIFPEFNWALEVKIEYLTVFLGFFFYVIFLKTLYPNEWNVFIYRASLFITGTLSLIVVFTSPTIFIYLLKPFSFVAEALLVYFLYVMFVAMLRKRQGAILSFTTCLLFYATVVNDLLYYNGFINSIDMMPAGFFIHLLSQFIMLTREYGRTFNETGRLNALLKEANTKLEERVVLQTESLAQSMKETAIALSEKMVLEERNRLVGEIHDTVGHTLTTINIQIEAGKRLIQNKPDVAIEKFERSQEQIRIGLREIRNSLRLLKDDNHTGISDYLFSLRNFISNTEEITGVKINSIINVTNPLSAKKQALLYRALQEGLTNGIRHGSSSHFDFTLYESDDNIIFKLKDNGEGVDEIQSGLGLTTMRSRVKELNGEIYVESKKGQGFTITIYLPLD; encoded by the coding sequence ATGAAGAGTAAAATTATAACTCTATTAACAGCAATATTTATTCTCCTTTTTTATTTTTCTATGAATAGTAGTGCAAACGGCCAAGTTTTTGCACAATCTGGAAAGATGGATTTACAGAAGGCGAATCCAAATGAGTTGATTCCATTAAATGGTGAGTGGCTTTTTTATTGGAATAAATTATTGCAGCCAAGTGAAATAGAGCAGCATCAGCCTACAGCGATGATTCCTCTACCAGGAATGTGGTCCAGCATTGAGTATGAAGAAGGTAAAATTTTACCAAAGCATGGATACGGTACATTGTATTTATCCTTGAAAATTCCTGAGCGTGACATTGGTGAGCAAAAGGCCCTTTATATACCATCCGTTAGTACGGCATATGAGCTGTATATTGATGGAAAGTTTAAAGGGAAGGTTGGTGAGGTTGGTACAAGCAAGGAAGCGATGAAACCAAAGTACTTGCCACAAGTATATACCTTTATTCCAAATTCAAATGAAGTTGAAATTGTGATTACTACTTCTAACTATTATCATATTAAAAGTGGTACTTGGGAAGAAATTTTGTTCGGCGATAGTCTAGTAGTGAATGATTTCAAAGAGAAAGCAGTCGCGAAAGTAAGTGTTTTCTTTGGTTTGTATATTTTGATTAGTTTTTATCATATATTGTTTTATTTTATTCGTAGGCATGAACTTCGTTCATTGGCATTTTCGCTAGTTGCGTTTGACATGGCTTTGCGAAATTTATTAATTGACCAGGTACTGTGGATGCGAATTTTCCCTGAATTCAACTGGGCATTAGAAGTGAAAATAGAATATTTAACGGTCTTTTTAGGCTTTTTCTTCTATGTTATTTTTTTGAAAACGCTATATCCGAATGAATGGAATGTATTTATATATCGAGCTTCTCTATTCATTACAGGTACCCTTTCATTGATTGTTGTATTCACATCCCCAACTATTTTTATTTACTTATTAAAACCATTTAGTTTTGTAGCTGAGGCACTACTTGTTTATTTTTTGTATGTTATGTTTGTTGCTATGCTTCGTAAACGTCAGGGGGCAATTTTAAGCTTTACGACATGCCTATTATTCTACGCTACAGTTGTTAATGATTTACTGTACTATAATGGATTTATTAATTCAATTGATATGATGCCAGCAGGCTTTTTCATTCATCTTTTATCACAATTTATAATGCTGACTCGGGAATATGGAAGAACTTTCAATGAAACAGGCCGACTAAATGCTTTATTGAAAGAGGCTAATACAAAGCTAGAAGAACGGGTCGTTTTGCAAACAGAGTCGTTAGCTCAATCAATGAAAGAAACTGCCATTGCTCTAAGTGAAAAAATGGTGTTGGAAGAGCGCAACCGGCTTGTAGGAGAAATTCATGATACAGTAGGACATACACTGACAACAATCAATATCCAAATTGAGGCTGGGAAACGATTAATTCAAAATAAACCAGATGTGGCAATAGAGAAATTTGAAAGATCACAAGAGCAAATTCGGATTGGTCTTAGGGAAATACGAAATTCACTGAGATTGTTAAAGGACGATAATCATACGGGAATCAGTGATTACTTATTTTCTTTAAGGAATTTTATTTCAAATACAGAAGAAATTACAGGTGTAAAAATAAATTCAATAATTAACGTAACAAACCCTCTATCAGCAAAAAAGCAAGCTTTACTCTACCGTGCACTCCAAGAAGGGCTAACAAATGGAATTAGACATGGAAGTAGTAGCCACTTTGATTTCACCCTCTATGAATCCGATGACAATATTATTTTTAAATTAAAGGATAATGGGGAAGGGGTCGATGAAATTCAGTCGGGCCTAGGTTTAACAACGATGAGGTCGCGCGTAAAGGAACTTAACGGCGAAATATATGTTGAATCGAAAAAAGGGCAGGGTTTTACGATTACAATTTATTTACCACTTGATTAA
- a CDS encoding response regulator transcription factor — protein MGLITILIADDQTLMRDGLKTILELEEDMEVIGTVSNGKEAYEFVKEFSPSVVLMDIRMPIMNGVESVRRITNDFPDTSVIMLTTFDEDQLIVDSLAGGAKGFLLKDIQGDKLIGAVRDAAKGQMILPSNIATKLALKVSELSKTYEAESEINKKFEEVPMHFSVREKEIISLMIRGFNNQQISERIYISEGTVKNYISDIYNKIGINNRSKAIVYFQKLLDENGGYL, from the coding sequence ATGGGGTTAATCACAATCTTGATTGCGGATGATCAAACATTAATGAGAGATGGTTTGAAAACGATACTTGAATTAGAAGAAGATATGGAAGTGATTGGTACTGTTTCGAATGGAAAGGAAGCCTATGAGTTTGTGAAGGAATTTTCACCTTCGGTCGTTCTAATGGATATTAGAATGCCAATTATGAATGGTGTTGAAAGTGTGAGACGAATTACAAATGATTTTCCAGATACTAGTGTTATTATGCTGACGACTTTCGATGAGGATCAATTGATTGTTGATTCGCTCGCCGGCGGAGCAAAGGGATTTCTATTAAAGGATATACAAGGAGATAAATTAATTGGGGCTGTTCGTGATGCGGCTAAAGGACAAATGATCCTTCCTAGTAATATTGCTACGAAACTAGCTCTGAAAGTATCTGAATTATCAAAGACATATGAGGCCGAATCTGAAATTAATAAAAAATTCGAAGAAGTGCCTATGCATTTTTCCGTGCGCGAGAAGGAAATAATTTCGTTAATGATTCGTGGTTTTAATAACCAGCAAATCTCTGAGCGAATTTATATTAGTGAAGGCACTGTAAAAAATTATATTAGTGATATTTATAATAAAATTGGTATTAATAATCGCTCGAAAGCCATTGTCTATTTTCAAAAGTTATTGGATGAAAATGGTGGGTATTTATAA
- a CDS encoding EAL domain-containing protein: MNGGIETREQLEFIKNIGCNIMQGFYFCEPVKEDFENLFKRMNA; this comes from the coding sequence ATGAATGGAGGTATAGAAACAAGAGAACAATTGGAGTTTATAAAAAATATAGGCTGTAATATTATGCAAGGTTTTTATTTTTGTGAACCGGTTAAAGAAGATTTTGAAAATCTATTTAAGCGTATGAACGCATAA
- the nspC gene encoding carboxynorspermidine decarboxylase — MHFEELPTPCYVVDEALLEKNLKILNGVMERTGAKIILAQKAFSMYSLYPLIGKYLSGTTASGLYEARLGYEEMGKENHVFAPAYREDEIDEIISYCDHIIFNSFSQLEKFRDKVLQAGKKFGLRINPECSTQVGHDIYNPCAVGSRFGVTIEHFRPELLDGVSGLHFHTLCQQNSDDLAKTLDAVEEKFGQWLPQMEWINFGGGHHITREDYDIPLLEDCIRRMQEKYGLKVYLEPGEAVALNAGFLITTVLDTMQNGMDIAILDTSASCHMPDVLEMPYRPPLIGSGEVGEKSYTYRLGGQTCLSGDTIGDYSFDNPLVNGDRLVFGDMAIYTMVKNTTFNGMPLPAIAVRDKDGDCRIVHKFGYEDFKMRLA, encoded by the coding sequence ATGCATTTTGAAGAATTACCGACACCATGTTATGTAGTAGATGAAGCACTTCTTGAAAAAAATCTTAAAATCCTGAACGGTGTCATGGAACGGACAGGTGCTAAGATTATTCTGGCACAAAAAGCATTTTCAATGTATTCGCTGTACCCGCTTATTGGCAAGTATTTGAGCGGCACAACGGCAAGCGGCTTATATGAGGCGCGACTTGGTTATGAGGAAATGGGCAAAGAAAATCATGTCTTTGCCCCTGCTTACCGTGAAGATGAAATTGATGAAATCATCTCTTATTGCGATCACATCATCTTCAATTCTTTTTCACAGTTGGAAAAGTTTCGCGATAAAGTATTGCAAGCTGGTAAAAAATTTGGCTTACGCATCAATCCTGAATGTTCGACACAAGTAGGGCACGATATTTACAACCCATGTGCTGTTGGCTCTCGGTTTGGTGTGACGATTGAACATTTCCGTCCAGAATTACTTGATGGTGTATCAGGATTGCATTTTCACACGCTTTGTCAGCAAAATTCTGATGATTTGGCAAAGACACTTGATGCTGTTGAAGAGAAATTTGGTCAATGGCTTCCGCAAATGGAATGGATTAACTTTGGCGGAGGCCACCATATTACAAGAGAAGATTATGATATTCCGTTGTTAGAAGACTGTATTCGCCGCATGCAGGAAAAGTATGGTTTAAAGGTTTATCTGGAACCAGGCGAAGCCGTGGCGTTAAATGCTGGATTTTTAATCACAACGGTATTGGATACGATGCAAAACGGTATGGATATCGCCATCCTTGACACGTCTGCATCTTGCCATATGCCAGATGTTTTAGAAATGCCATATCGCCCGCCGCTGATCGGTTCAGGGGAAGTAGGTGAGAAGTCATATACATATCGCCTTGGCGGACAAACCTGTCTTTCTGGTGATACAATTGGCGACTATTCCTTTGATAACCCTTTAGTCAATGGTGACCGCCTTGTCTTTGGTGATATGGCTATTTATACAATGGTGAAAAACACGACTTTTAACGGGATGCCGCTGCCAGCGATTGCTGTTCGCGATAAAGACGGCGATTGCCGTATTGTACACAAGTTCGGTTACGAAGATTTTAAGATGAGATTAGCATAA
- a CDS encoding saccharopine dehydrogenase family protein, whose translation MGKALIIGCGGVASVAIHKCVQNSEVFEEICIASRTKSKCDELKAKLDGGKTKITTAQVDADNVDELIALINEVKPDIVMNLALPYQDLTIMDACLATKTNYMDTANYEPEDTAKFEYKWQWEYRERFEKAGITALLGSGFDPGVTGVFSAYALKHHFDEIEYIDILDCNAGDHGYPFATNFNPEINIREVSANGRYWEKGEWVETKPMEIKRVYNFPEVGEKDMYLLYHEELESLAENIPGLKRIRFFMTFGQSYLTHLKCLENVGMTSIEPIEFEGKQIIPLQFLKAVLPDPASLGPRTKGKTNIGCIFKGKKDGKDKMYYVYNVCDHEECYKEVGSQAVSYTTGVPAMIGAMMVMTGKWNKPGVYNIEEFDPDPFMDALNKWGLPWKESFNPELVDAYPEEEESVETLEAELVG comes from the coding sequence ATGGGAAAAGCACTTATCATTGGTTGTGGCGGAGTTGCTTCCGTAGCTATTCACAAATGTGTTCAAAACAGTGAGGTTTTTGAGGAAATTTGCATTGCAAGTCGTACAAAGTCGAAATGTGATGAGTTAAAAGCAAAATTAGATGGCGGAAAAACAAAAATTACGACAGCACAAGTTGATGCAGATAACGTGGACGAACTTATTGCTTTAATTAATGAGGTAAAACCAGACATTGTCATGAATCTTGCTTTACCATATCAAGATTTAACAATCATGGATGCTTGTCTAGCTACTAAAACAAACTACATGGATACTGCCAATTATGAGCCTGAAGACACTGCGAAATTTGAATACAAATGGCAATGGGAATATCGTGAACGTTTTGAAAAGGCTGGTATCACAGCACTTTTAGGTAGCGGCTTTGACCCAGGTGTGACAGGTGTATTTTCTGCCTATGCATTGAAGCATCATTTTGATGAAATTGAATACATTGATATTCTTGATTGCAACGCAGGCGATCATGGCTATCCTTTTGCAACGAATTTCAATCCAGAAATCAATATTCGTGAAGTTTCTGCGAACGGAAGATATTGGGAGAAAGGTGAATGGGTAGAAACGAAGCCGATGGAAATCAAACGTGTTTATAATTTCCCTGAAGTTGGCGAGAAAGATATGTATTTGTTGTACCACGAAGAACTTGAATCTCTTGCCGAGAATATTCCTGGGCTTAAGCGAATTCGTTTCTTTATGACGTTCGGTCAAAGTTATTTAACACATTTAAAATGTCTTGAAAATGTTGGCATGACATCAATTGAGCCGATTGAATTTGAAGGAAAACAAATTATTCCATTACAGTTCTTGAAAGCTGTATTACCTGACCCAGCATCACTTGGTCCAAGAACAAAAGGAAAAACAAATATCGGTTGTATTTTTAAAGGTAAAAAAGACGGCAAAGATAAAATGTATTATGTGTACAATGTTTGTGACCATGAAGAATGCTACAAAGAGGTTGGCTCACAGGCAGTATCTTATACGACAGGCGTTCCAGCGATGATTGGTGCGATGATGGTAATGACTGGAAAGTGGAATAAGCCAGGTGTATACAATATCGAAGAATTTGATCCAGATCCATTTATGGATGCATTGAACAAGTGGGGACTTCCATGGAAAGAAAGCTTTAATCCGGAACTTGTAGATGCCTATCCTGAAGAGGAAGAGTCAGTTGAAACTTTAGAAGCGGAGCTTGTGGGATAA
- a CDS encoding EAL domain-containing protein, with the protein MNQGVEDIRVAVNISFKQFQQDNFVEIVKNTLAETDLDPQYLELEITESVAMNNPEEVIKKLQQLKESNIFISIDDFGMGYSSLNYLKRLPIDQLKVDRSFIQDIVETNDTAIVRAIISMAQSLQLSVVAEGVEQQLQATILKNLNCQIAQGFLYYKPMKESELINILTKKEKIKI; encoded by the coding sequence TTGAATCAAGGGGTTGAAGATATTCGTGTTGCCGTTAATATTTCATTTAAACAATTCCAACAGGATAACTTCGTAGAGATTGTAAAAAATACATTAGCGGAAACAGATTTAGATCCGCAGTATCTTGAACTTGAAATTACAGAAAGTGTTGCAATGAATAACCCTGAAGAAGTTATTAAGAAATTACAACAATTAAAGGAAAGTAATATCTTTATTTCCATAGATGATTTTGGTATGGGATATTCATCATTAAATTATTTAAAGAGGCTTCCAATTGATCAATTGAAAGTAGATCGCTCATTTATTCAAGATATAGTAGAAACAAACGATACTGCCATTGTTCGTGCAATCATCTCGATGGCGCAAAGCTTGCAACTTAGCGTTGTAGCAGAGGGAGTTGAACAACAACTACAAGCAACCATATTAAAAAATTTAAACTGTCAAATTGCTCAAGGATTTTTGTATTATAAGCCTATGAAGGAAAGTGAATTAATCAATATTCTTACAAAAAAAGAAAAAATAAAAATATAA
- a CDS encoding phosphatidylglycerophosphatase A, which produces MTKRVHSRDVYRATKSLLEERGVTVEEIAKIVYEMQLPFSNVLTLEDCIFSVERVLRKREIQHAILVGIELDRLAEKKLLSEPLQTIVETDEGLFGIDETIGLGAVLTYGSIAVTSYGYLDKNKIGIIKKLDTKDGHGVHTFLDDLVASICACAASRIAHQMRDIEEVEEEMTYAEVDM; this is translated from the coding sequence ATGACAAAAAGGGTACATAGCCGTGATGTGTATCGGGCGACAAAAAGCTTACTTGAAGAACGTGGTGTTACTGTAGAAGAAATAGCAAAAATCGTTTACGAAATGCAATTACCATTTAGTAATGTATTAACATTAGAGGATTGCATTTTTTCAGTGGAACGAGTCCTCAGGAAGCGGGAAATTCAACATGCTATTCTTGTTGGGATTGAGTTAGACCGTCTTGCGGAGAAAAAGCTGTTGTCAGAACCGCTACAGACGATTGTTGAAACTGATGAGGGATTGTTTGGCATCGATGAAACCATTGGTTTAGGAGCAGTTCTTACATATGGCAGTATTGCTGTAACATCCTATGGCTATTTAGACAAAAATAAAATCGGAATCATTAAAAAGCTAGATACAAAAGACGGTCATGGTGTCCACACCTTTTTAGATGATCTTGTGGCAAGTATTTGTGCCTGTGCAGCCTCACGAATCGCTCACCAAATGCGGGATATTGAAGAAGTCGAAGAAGAAATGACCTACGCTGAAGTGGACATGTAA
- a CDS encoding GNAT family N-acetyltransferase, translated as MLVKIIATDSELEDAYKVRKKVFVEEQNVPIDLEIDAFENSAVHFVLYDGKEPVGAGRVRELGDVLKVERICVLDEYRGKGCGKLIMEKTEEIANDKNIKKLKLNAQTHAEDFYKKLGYETISNVFMEADIPHVTMVKTL; from the coding sequence TTGCTAGTAAAAATCATTGCAACGGACAGCGAATTGGAAGATGCCTACAAAGTTCGCAAAAAAGTATTTGTTGAGGAACAAAATGTACCGATTGATTTAGAAATTGATGCATTTGAGAATTCAGCTGTTCACTTTGTTTTGTATGATGGAAAAGAGCCAGTTGGAGCGGGGAGAGTTCGCGAATTAGGCGATGTACTTAAAGTTGAACGAATATGTGTACTCGATGAGTATCGTGGTAAAGGCTGCGGGAAGCTTATCATGGAAAAGACAGAAGAAATCGCCAACGATAAAAATATAAAGAAACTAAAGCTTAATGCCCAAACCCATGCGGAGGATTTCTATAAAAAATTAGGATATGAAACAATATCAAATGTTTTCATGGAGGCTGACATTCCACATGTGACAATGGTAAAAACTCTTTAA